A genomic window from Pseudomonadota bacterium includes:
- a CDS encoding lipid biosynthesis B12-binding/radical SAM protein: MGIDCLLISTNQVVTPFPVYPLGVAHLVGALEEAGHRAFHYDILANGGTDSLEKYLADFRPALVGLSIRNLDTVDSTAPRTYIDAVVKTMEIVRKCTSVPVVLGGPAFSILPEELLDFLKADYGVIGEGELLLPWLADQIETGKPPKERILRSEPSDTPWRPVKYDKQAVDYYLGWGGMLNIQTKRGCPYNCGYCSYPSLEGNRYRFRDPEAVADDVMRVSREFGAPYIFFTDSVFNDAAGHYLKVAEALIRAGNKTPWCGYFRPNKIEKDHLDLLVRSGLSAMELGTDASTDTTLAGLDKGFSFDDVLRFDELARDSEISCAHFIIFGGPGETEETLVQGLKNVEKLDGSVVFAFSGIRILPGTAIFERAVREGVIAPDQPMREPVFYFSPEIAEQKINEMVSASWKGRFDRIYPASMMEDRIRHLHHNGHVGPMWDFLVRSRKK, from the coding sequence ATGGGAATTGACTGCCTGTTGATTTCTACCAACCAGGTTGTGACACCCTTTCCGGTCTATCCTCTTGGTGTGGCCCATCTTGTCGGTGCCCTGGAGGAGGCCGGTCATCGCGCTTTTCATTATGATATCCTCGCAAACGGCGGCACCGATTCTTTAGAGAAATATCTCGCCGACTTCCGTCCCGCATTGGTCGGGCTCTCCATCAGGAATCTCGATACGGTGGACAGTACCGCCCCTCGTACCTATATCGACGCAGTGGTTAAAACCATGGAAATTGTCCGAAAATGCACGTCCGTTCCGGTGGTTCTTGGCGGCCCGGCATTTTCCATCCTGCCCGAAGAGCTGCTTGATTTCTTGAAAGCTGATTACGGGGTTATCGGTGAAGGAGAATTGCTGCTTCCCTGGCTTGCCGACCAGATTGAGACAGGCAAGCCGCCCAAGGAGCGAATCCTGCGATCCGAACCCTCGGACACTCCCTGGCGGCCGGTGAAATACGATAAGCAGGCAGTGGATTATTATCTCGGCTGGGGTGGAATGCTCAATATTCAGACCAAGCGCGGCTGCCCCTATAACTGCGGCTATTGCTCGTACCCGAGTCTGGAAGGCAATCGCTATCGGTTCCGCGATCCCGAAGCTGTGGCTGACGATGTCATGCGGGTTTCAAGGGAGTTCGGCGCACCGTATATTTTCTTTACTGATTCTGTATTTAATGATGCTGCGGGCCATTATCTGAAAGTTGCCGAGGCATTGATCCGGGCCGGCAACAAAACGCCGTGGTGCGGCTATTTCAGGCCCAATAAAATTGAAAAAGACCACCTTGACCTGCTTGTTCGATCGGGTTTAAGCGCCATGGAATTAGGCACTGATGCCTCGACGGACACTACCCTTGCGGGCCTTGATAAGGGTTTTAGTTTTGATGATGTGCTCAGGTTTGATGAACTGGCAAGAGACAGTGAAATATCGTGCGCCCATTTCATTATTTTCGGGGGGCCCGGGGAAACCGAAGAGACGCTTGTGCAAGGGTTAAAGAATGTTGAAAAACTCGACGGCTCGGTAGTGTTTGCTTTTTCCGGGATCAGGATTCTGCCGGGTACTGCAATTTTTGAGCGGGCGGTTCGTGAGGGAGTCATTGCCCCGGACCAGCCCATGCGCGAGCCGGTTTTTTATTTCTCTCCGGAAATTGCTGAACAGAAAATCAATGAAATGGTCTCCGCTTCCTGGAAAGGCCGGTTCGACAGGATATATCCGGCATCGATGATGGAAGACAGGATACGCCATTTACACCACAACGGTCATGTCGGGCCGATGTGGGATTTCCTTGTCCGCAGCAGAAAAAAGTAA
- a CDS encoding radical SAM protein: protein MPHVTLIYPKWPKIPEQTEFHLPPHGPVCLAATIPAEYEVRFIDENVDIVDFSAETDIIALSMMLTCQIPRGIEIARKYREMGIPVIAGGISVMLHAEEVAKEVDSIFLGETEGGRFAQVLSDCLKKQLQPRYDYFHDFPPIESVGPARRDILNRERYIYRGVQMVDLVHASRGCRFNCFPCATAYLGGRQFRPRPIEKVVEEIAAIDNNRLFMVDNSLAQDRDWLIELFAALKPLKKKWISHPILDEDDIVAKAADAGCWYVYQAVFDTSDVIRNRVKRLKDHGIGVEAAVLLGPDNQDADYIKRLVDFLLEIDVEMAEFSILTPFPHTPVTDQYEKEGRILHKDWCRYTTAEVCFKPAKMTPEKLQEMYHYAWDMFYKEMSQSLRMARLFHSVVKKEIADDTYKSQPRLTSRRRDWQLNQGT, encoded by the coding sequence ATGCCCCATGTAACCCTGATTTACCCGAAATGGCCCAAAATTCCCGAGCAGACCGAGTTTCATCTCCCTCCTCATGGTCCGGTGTGCCTTGCCGCCACCATCCCTGCTGAGTATGAAGTTCGTTTTATCGATGAAAATGTTGATATTGTTGATTTCAGCGCAGAGACCGATATTATCGCCCTCTCCATGATGCTCACCTGCCAGATCCCCCGTGGCATTGAGATTGCCAGGAAATATCGTGAAATGGGGATTCCGGTGATCGCCGGCGGCATCAGCGTCATGCTCCATGCCGAGGAAGTTGCCAAAGAAGTGGACAGCATTTTTCTGGGCGAGACAGAGGGCGGACGTTTTGCACAAGTTCTCAGCGATTGTCTGAAAAAGCAGCTTCAGCCCCGCTATGATTATTTTCATGATTTTCCGCCCATCGAAAGCGTCGGTCCGGCGCGCCGCGATATATTGAATCGCGAGCGTTATATCTACCGGGGGGTGCAGATGGTGGATCTGGTGCATGCTTCGCGAGGCTGTCGTTTTAATTGTTTTCCTTGCGCCACCGCATATCTTGGCGGTCGCCAGTTCAGGCCGCGGCCTATTGAAAAGGTGGTTGAGGAAATCGCCGCCATCGACAATAACCGACTGTTTATGGTGGACAATTCCCTTGCTCAGGACAGGGACTGGCTCATTGAACTTTTTGCAGCGCTGAAACCGCTCAAGAAAAAGTGGATCAGTCATCCTATTCTCGATGAAGATGATATTGTCGCAAAAGCTGCCGATGCCGGATGCTGGTACGTGTATCAGGCGGTATTCGACACCTCGGATGTTATCCGCAACCGGGTGAAAAGGCTTAAGGATCATGGTATCGGCGTTGAGGCGGCGGTCCTTCTCGGGCCGGACAATCAGGATGCTGATTACATCAAGCGGCTGGTTGATTTTCTCCTTGAAATTGATGTGGAGATGGCGGAATTTTCTATCCTCACACCCTTTCCCCACACCCCGGTCACCGATCAATACGAAAAAGAGGGCAGAATTCTTCATAAGGACTGGTGCCGTTACACCACGGCCGAGGTTTGTTTTAAACCGGCAAAAATGACCCCGGAGAAGCTTCAGGAAATGTATCATTACGCCTGGGATATGTTCTATAAGGAAATGTCCCAGTCACTCCGCATGGCAAGACTTTTTCACAGTGTTGTCAAGAAGGAGATCGCCGATGATACGTATAAATCTCAGCCCCGGCTCACCAGTCGCCGCCGTGACTGGCAATTGAATCAAGGTACCTGA